In Methylobacterium aquaticum, the following are encoded in one genomic region:
- a CDS encoding Rha family transcriptional regulator: MSSLEIAELTGKLHKNVLADIRRMLAELGLQPADFSARYRDEKGEVRTCAHLPKRETMILMTGYSVPMRAAVVDRWAELEAKLQAAPPPPPQTEQLLAPIMAPLAAMSQMLQTLVQLNTAQLQQAPAKTQRSPESSRSIKPATAKKRTAPEVTIEEDQGWPEMGRLGRKPTFVRDDVSAVLTLSKKGMTSNNIAKALNLSI; the protein is encoded by the coding sequence ATGAGCAGTCTTGAGATTGCCGAACTGACCGGCAAGCTTCACAAAAACGTCCTCGCTGACATCAGGCGGATGCTCGCCGAGCTTGGCCTTCAACCGGCTGACTTCTCAGCCCGTTACAGAGATGAGAAGGGCGAGGTGAGAACCTGTGCCCACCTCCCCAAGCGGGAAACCATGATCCTCATGACGGGCTACTCTGTCCCGATGAGGGCCGCTGTGGTGGACCGTTGGGCAGAGTTGGAGGCGAAGCTTCAGGCAGCACCTCCGCCACCTCCGCAAACAGAGCAGCTTCTTGCGCCGATCATGGCACCCTTGGCGGCCATGTCTCAGATGCTTCAGACGCTGGTCCAGTTGAATACCGCTCAGCTTCAGCAGGCTCCAGCCAAGACGCAAAGGTCGCCGGAGTCATCCCGATCAATCAAACCTGCTACGGCGAAAAAGAGGACGGCACCAGAAGTCACTATCGAGGAAGATCAGGGCTGGCCGGAGATGGGTAGGCTTGGGCGCAAGCCCACGTTCGTGCGCGATGATGTCTCAGCCGTGCTCACACTCTCCAAGAAAGGAATGACATCCAACAATATAGCGAAGGCGCTCAACTTGAGTATATAA
- a CDS encoding Rha family transcriptional regulator: protein MSSLEIAERTGKRHADVMRDIRVMLHELGAAERSFASSYRDSTGRSLPCFHLPKRESLILVSGYSVPLRAAIVDRWQELEAQQAPTIPNFMDPEAACMAFLVEYRGRKAAEAKAAGEASLKLIAQERVAVLEPMAAVDMLFEQPTRRSHLKPSRFHIRSKISESPTSYDVAGLVDALDYMSAADLSTPATIHQAY from the coding sequence ATGTCCAGCCTGGAAATCGCTGAGCGCACCGGGAAGCGCCACGCTGACGTGATGCGCGACATTCGCGTGATGCTGCACGAGCTTGGGGCCGCTGAACGCAGTTTTGCGTCCAGCTACCGGGACAGCACCGGCCGTTCCCTCCCCTGCTTCCACCTCCCCAAGCGGGAGAGTCTGATTCTCGTCTCGGGCTATTCGGTGCCCCTTCGTGCCGCCATCGTGGACCGCTGGCAGGAGCTTGAGGCTCAGCAGGCGCCCACCATCCCGAACTTCATGGACCCCGAAGCGGCGTGCATGGCGTTCCTTGTGGAGTATCGGGGCCGGAAGGCCGCTGAGGCGAAGGCCGCTGGAGAGGCGTCCCTGAAGCTCATCGCTCAGGAGCGTGTCGCGGTCCTCGAGCCGATGGCTGCGGTGGATATGCTTTTTGAGCAACCCACACGCCGGAGCCACCTCAAGCCCTCGCGATTCCACATTCGCTCTAAAATCAGTGAAAGCCCAACATCTTACGATGTAGCGGGATTGGTAGACGCGCTGGATTATATGTCCGCTGCTGATCTATCCACCCCTGCAACTATTCATCAAGCCTATTGA
- a CDS encoding HEPN domain-containing protein — protein MVLLEQEESALISIIVRCKSGEKPHIAGNRFVTDQNLITGGIMVSLPLRYYSSARSDFQSSQINIMYIEKNGDPYRYKSVAFLAGFAIELYLKAWLSADGVEEKGLSSHNVRHDLAELLKMAIARGYSPSSKKIDELIDTLRKLHRKFETRYLKDDTEIQKLTLGGYSAEMEMLDADVRTKISVPPSS, from the coding sequence GTGGTTCTCCTTGAGCAGGAGGAAAGCGCCCTCATCTCCATCATCGTGCGATGCAAATCCGGCGAGAAACCCCACATAGCAGGAAACCGTTTCGTTACTGACCAGAACTTAATTACCGGAGGAATTATGGTATCCCTACCCCTGCGTTATTATTCGAGCGCCAGAAGCGATTTTCAATCCTCACAGATAAACATTATGTATATAGAGAAAAACGGAGACCCCTACCGCTACAAATCTGTGGCATTCCTAGCGGGGTTCGCTATAGAGCTTTATTTGAAAGCTTGGCTCAGCGCTGACGGGGTAGAAGAGAAAGGTTTATCTTCACACAATGTCAGACACGATCTCGCCGAACTTCTGAAGATGGCAATTGCTCGTGGCTACTCTCCGAGTTCTAAAAAAATTGATGAGCTGATTGATACGCTTAGAAAACTCCATCGCAAGTTCGAAACGCGGTATTTAAAAGACGACACAGAAATCCAGAAGCTGACTTTAGGTGGCTACTCAGCAGAAATGGAAATGCTAGATGCCGATGTCAGAACTAAGATCAGCGTTCCACCGTCCAGTTGA